One window from the genome of Paenibacillus azoreducens encodes:
- a CDS encoding TetR/AcrR family transcriptional regulator — protein MKERIAKTAIALFHEKGIKFTMSDLARDLGVSKSTLYEHFPSKDELIGYVVQQVNEETERRFREVIQDSKLTIPEKLKGILLIVPHDFQNSYVRLLVELRRYYPERWREMEQAINDEWDIITSLIEEGIHNGDFRPTHIPTLIQTLNLLMKSIFDQRNLASSQITVQESLSMTVDIILHGIMK, from the coding sequence ATGAAAGAACGGATTGCCAAAACTGCGATCGCGCTATTTCATGAAAAAGGAATCAAATTTACAATGAGTGATTTGGCGCGCGATTTAGGTGTAAGCAAAAGCACGCTGTACGAGCATTTCCCGTCCAAAGACGAACTTATAGGTTACGTGGTTCAGCAAGTAAACGAAGAAACGGAAAGACGTTTTCGAGAGGTCATCCAAGATTCGAAGTTGACCATACCTGAAAAATTAAAAGGCATACTTTTGATTGTCCCTCATGATTTTCAGAACAGCTACGTACGCTTACTGGTCGAACTTCGGCGGTACTACCCCGAACGATGGAGGGAAATGGAACAAGCCATCAATGATGAGTGGGATATAATTACTAGCCTCATTGAAGAAGGCATCCATAATGGTGATTTTCGTCCGACGCATATTCCAACGCTGATCCAAACCCTCAATTTGTTAATGAAATCGATTTTCGATCAGCGTAATTTAGCTTCCAGCCAAATTACGGTGCAAGAATCTCTTTCAATGACGGTAGATATCATATTGCATGGAATTATGAAGTAG
- a CDS encoding DUF418 domain-containing protein — protein sequence MKINNSYKRIDTMDYLRGFALIGVLLVNSFQVISYFSDNNGLHAELFYIFNRKFYPILFFLFGLGCYFFMNRSKQKVSKRYFLFFRRIGFLFVLGLIHTFYAPPGINDVLTVYAVLGLFMAMFFKLNKWSNFIVTMMLIALSIITAFCQPYYGERIEWLTILSDLSKWFSLMMLGFTMGQFKFFENIYGKLKYVSMFLLVIICTYVILLFVRTSIDITPGGFENLEDYIVSSMMFSILIIILQWDRAKVLLSPIKFYGQMSLTNYLAQSALLIVFSYIISIVPINSLIMCFIIHAVLIAFSTVWLKFYNMGPVELILRCFTYWSIVPNQKMKKPFVAS from the coding sequence ATGAAAATAAATAATTCCTATAAAAGAATTGATACGATGGATTACTTACGCGGATTTGCCTTAATAGGGGTCCTTCTTGTGAATAGTTTTCAGGTTATAAGTTATTTCTCTGACAATAATGGATTACATGCGGAATTATTTTATATTTTTAACAGGAAATTTTATCCCATACTATTTTTCTTGTTTGGACTTGGATGCTATTTTTTTATGAATCGATCCAAACAAAAAGTAAGCAAAAGGTACTTTTTATTTTTTCGCAGAATCGGTTTTTTATTTGTACTCGGACTTATCCATACCTTTTATGCACCGCCAGGGATTAACGATGTGCTGACGGTGTATGCTGTACTGGGCCTGTTTATGGCTATGTTTTTTAAGTTAAATAAATGGAGTAACTTCATTGTAACGATGATGCTAATAGCTTTATCAATCATTACGGCTTTTTGTCAACCGTATTATGGTGAAAGAATTGAATGGCTAACCATTCTTTCAGATCTAAGTAAATGGTTTTCCCTGATGATGCTAGGTTTTACGATGGGACAATTTAAATTTTTTGAAAATATCTATGGAAAATTAAAGTATGTTTCAATGTTTTTATTGGTTATTATTTGTACTTACGTAATTCTATTATTTGTGAGAACCTCAATAGATATTACCCCTGGAGGTTTTGAAAATCTGGAAGATTATATCGTTTCTTCGATGATGTTTAGCATTCTTATTATTATTTTACAATGGGATAGAGCAAAAGTACTATTATCCCCAATTAAATTTTATGGACAAATGTCTTTAACAAATTATCTTGCTCAAAGTGCCTTACTAATCGTTTTTAGCTACATAATTAGTATTGTACCTATTAATTCATTAATCATGTGTTTCATCATCCATGCTGTTCTAATCGCTTTTAGCACAGTATGGTTGAAGTTTTATAATATGGGGCCGGTTGAATTGATTTTACGCTGCTTCACTTATTGGAGTATTGTGCCGAATCAGAAGATGAAGAAGCCATTTGTCGCATCATGA
- a CDS encoding Asp23/Gls24 family envelope stress response protein has protein sequence MAEEQLNMQGGKILISDDVVATIAGLAALETPGISAMSGGLSDGWVKMLSGKNVQKGVSVEVGEVEASIDLRVIVMYGIPIHEVCRQLQLNIREAVQNMTGLCVVKINVKVEGVAFKDEELKEFQRISK, from the coding sequence ATGGCCGAGGAACAATTGAACATGCAGGGAGGTAAAATTCTAATATCCGATGATGTTGTCGCCACAATCGCTGGCCTTGCTGCGCTTGAAACCCCAGGAATTTCTGCTATGTCAGGCGGACTGTCGGATGGTTGGGTGAAGATGTTGAGTGGCAAGAACGTGCAAAAGGGCGTGTCTGTTGAGGTGGGTGAAGTTGAAGCTTCTATAGACTTGCGAGTAATTGTCATGTACGGTATCCCAATTCATGAAGTGTGTCGTCAATTGCAGCTTAACATCCGCGAAGCGGTTCAAAATATGACTGGACTATGCGTTGTTAAGATTAATGTAAAGGTAGAGGGGGTCGCTTTCAAAGATGAGGAGTTGAAAGAATTTCAACGAATCAGCAAATAG